From the genome of Pseudosulfitobacter sp. DSM 107133, one region includes:
- a CDS encoding class II aldolase/adducin family protein produces MGTPKTEDAISIGGSAGIAARRDPSNEAQIRTDLAAAYRLIALNGMDDSIFTHISARLPDGPSGAKRFLLNPYGLMFDEVTASNLVTIDETGAIIDDPYGAGVNAAGFTIHSAVHMARHDAVCVLHTHTVAGVAISSLQEGLLSLNQWSAQFHGQMAFHDYEGIALDLDERERLVADLGDRNVMLLRNHGTLICGRSVAEAVKLAFNLERSCKAQIAALSTGLTPLPLNEGVAAHTAAQYARAYDRTEAAGIDPEWDAMLRLLDRSSPAYAD; encoded by the coding sequence ATGGGAACACCCAAGACCGAAGACGCCATTTCCATAGGTGGCAGCGCCGGGATCGCCGCCCGCCGTGATCCATCAAACGAGGCGCAGATCAGAACCGATCTGGCTGCGGCCTACCGTCTGATTGCCCTCAACGGGATGGACGACAGCATCTTTACCCATATTTCGGCACGCCTGCCGGACGGGCCATCAGGGGCCAAGCGGTTCCTGCTGAACCCCTACGGATTGATGTTCGACGAGGTCACCGCATCGAACCTTGTGACCATCGACGAGACCGGCGCGATCATTGACGATCCTTACGGCGCGGGCGTGAATGCCGCTGGCTTCACCATCCATTCCGCCGTTCACATGGCGCGCCACGATGCGGTTTGCGTCCTGCACACGCACACCGTTGCCGGTGTGGCCATCAGTTCGCTGCAAGAGGGGCTGTTGTCGCTGAACCAGTGGTCGGCACAGTTTCACGGGCAAATGGCCTTTCACGATTATGAGGGCATTGCGCTGGATCTGGACGAACGTGAACGGCTGGTGGCCGATCTTGGCGACCGGAACGTCATGCTGCTGCGCAACCACGGCACGCTGATCTGCGGGCGCTCGGTTGCCGAGGCGGTCAAGCTGGCCTTTAACCTCGAACGCTCGTGCAAGGCGCAAATCGCAGCGCTTTCAACCGGATTAACCCCGCTGCCCCTGAACGAAGGTGTCGCCGCCCACACAGCGGCCCAATATGCGCGCGCCTATGACCGCACAGAAGCGGCAGGCATTGACCCCGAATGGGACGCCATGCTGCGGCTGCTTGACCGCAGTTCCCCGGCCTATGCCGACTGA
- a CDS encoding cupin domain-containing protein, with product MTDDITHENVAHGMQPEDTPELRALYKGFEDQHLIPLWTQTGDLMPMHPKPAALPHVWRWKDLLPLAEASGDLIPVGRGGERRAIGLANPGLGGKAYVSPTLWAAIQYLGPRETAPEHRHAQNAFRFVVEGEGVWTVVNGDPVRMSRGDLLLTPGWNFHGHHNDTDQPMAWIDGLDIPFSKQNDVGFFEFGSDRVTDYATPRFSRGERLWAHPGLRPLSKLEDTVSSPLAAFRWEFTDRALTEQLLLEDEGQPATYSLGHAGIRFVNPTTGGDVMPTIRCQFHRLRAGATSRTRRDVGSSVFQVFSGRGSVVLDGTEHKLDIGDMFVVPSWVSCKLQADDTFDLFQFSDAPIMERLHFDRTAFVEE from the coding sequence ATGACCGACGACATCACACATGAAAACGTGGCACATGGGATGCAACCCGAAGACACGCCCGAGCTGCGCGCGCTGTACAAGGGGTTCGAGGACCAGCACCTGATCCCGCTGTGGACCCAAACGGGCGATCTGATGCCAATGCATCCCAAGCCCGCCGCGTTGCCCCATGTGTGGCGCTGGAAAGATCTTTTGCCGCTGGCCGAAGCCTCGGGCGATCTGATCCCGGTGGGGCGGGGCGGTGAACGGCGCGCCATCGGGCTTGCCAACCCCGGTCTGGGTGGCAAGGCCTATGTCAGCCCGACGTTGTGGGCGGCTATTCAGTATCTGGGGCCCCGCGAAACCGCGCCCGAACACCGCCATGCCCAGAACGCCTTTCGCTTTGTGGTCGAGGGCGAAGGGGTCTGGACGGTGGTGAACGGCGATCCGGTGCGCATGTCGCGCGGCGATCTGTTGCTGACGCCTGGCTGGAATTTCCACGGGCACCACAACGACACCGACCAGCCGATGGCCTGGATCGACGGGCTGGATATTCCGTTTTCAAAACAGAACGATGTGGGGTTCTTTGAGTTCGGCTCCGACCGCGTCACCGACTATGCCACCCCGCGTTTCAGCCGGGGCGAGCGGCTGTGGGCCCATCCCGGACTGCGCCCGCTGTCCAAACTGGAAGACACAGTTTCCAGCCCGCTGGCCGCGTTCCGCTGGGAATTCACCGACCGTGCGTTGACCGAACAGCTGTTGCTGGAAGACGAGGGCCAGCCGGCGACCTACAGCCTTGGCCACGCGGGTATCCGGTTTGTGAACCCCACCACCGGCGGCGATGTCATGCCCACCATACGCTGTCAGTTCCACCGCCTGCGCGCGGGCGCAACCAGCCGCACGCGGCGCGATGTGGGGTCTTCGGTGTTTCAGGTGTTTTCGGGCAGGGGATCGGTTGTTCTGGACGGGACCGAACACAAGCTGGACATCGGAGACATGTTCGTCGTCCCGTCCTGGGTCAGCTGCAAGCTTCAGGCGGACGACACGTTCGATCTGTTCCAGTTTTCGGATGCGCCGATCATGGAGCGACTGCATTTCGACCGCACGGCATTTGTCGAGGAATGA
- a CDS encoding IclR family transcriptional regulator — MARDTKDMTSGGGIQSLDAALRVLAVMAQHDSPISLTDLARAADMPPSKVHRYLASFLNAGLVMQGGRSGKYDLGRGSIDLGLAALARHDFVNGPSGELAELREDTGLTVLLSVWGASGATVVRWERAASPIVTSMGLGTTLPLLNSSTGRVFLTYGAQPPMEKALKTELLRARKAPEIMPDFPATQAGIAALVASVRGRGYSTVQGDFIPGLVAVAAPILDWQGEAQAVITLIGTSRDVIREGSDEVRKLLDFCKAHSFSDIGE, encoded by the coding sequence ATGGCACGCGACACAAAGGACATGACTTCAGGCGGAGGCATTCAATCGCTTGATGCGGCGCTGCGCGTGCTGGCGGTAATGGCGCAACACGACAGCCCGATTTCGCTGACCGATCTTGCACGCGCCGCAGACATGCCCCCCAGCAAGGTGCACCGTTATCTGGCGTCATTCCTGAATGCGGGTCTTGTGATGCAGGGCGGGCGGTCGGGCAAATACGATCTGGGGCGCGGGTCTATCGACCTTGGTCTGGCGGCCCTTGCTCGGCACGATTTTGTCAACGGGCCGTCGGGCGAACTGGCAGAGCTGCGCGAAGACACCGGCCTGACCGTGCTGCTTTCTGTCTGGGGCGCAAGCGGGGCCACCGTGGTCAGGTGGGAGCGTGCTGCATCGCCCATTGTCACCTCGATGGGTCTGGGCACGACGCTGCCGCTGCTGAATTCATCAACCGGTCGGGTGTTTCTGACCTATGGGGCGCAGCCGCCTATGGAAAAGGCGCTGAAAACCGAATTGCTGCGTGCGCGCAAAGCTCCAGAGATCATGCCCGATTTTCCCGCGACCCAGGCAGGCATCGCAGCACTTGTCGCCTCGGTGCGTGGGCGTGGCTATTCCACTGTTCAGGGCGATTTCATTCCCGGACTGGTCGCTGTTGCCGCGCCGATACTGGATTGGCAGGGCGAGGCGCAGGCCGTGATTACCCTGATCGGGACAAGTCGGGACGTGATCCGCGAAGGATCAGACGAAGTGCGCAAACTTCTGGATTTCTGCAAGGCGCATTCCTTTTCGGACATTGGTGAATGA
- a CDS encoding fumarylacetoacetate hydrolase family protein: MTFVFDPMPTPSLPVTGDALRFPIRRIFCVGRNYAAHAIEMGKDPDRDPPFFFTKPADAVVQDGETVAYPPETENFHYEAELIVAIGTDGVNIAEAEALNHVYGYGVGNDLTRRDLQLDAREKGRPWDWGKAFDRSAPMAALHRVSDVGHLSAGAIRLTVNGAVKQEADLSELIWTVPEVISIISHSIALKAGDIIMTGTPAGVGPLVAGDICVVSIDGLGDLTTTIGPAV, from the coding sequence ATGACTTTTGTTTTTGATCCCATGCCAACGCCCAGCCTGCCCGTCACAGGTGATGCGCTGCGCTTTCCGATCCGCCGCATCTTTTGCGTGGGGCGCAACTATGCTGCGCATGCCATCGAGATGGGCAAAGACCCCGACCGCGATCCGCCGTTCTTTTTCACAAAGCCCGCAGACGCTGTGGTGCAAGACGGTGAAACGGTGGCCTATCCCCCCGAAACGGAAAATTTCCATTACGAGGCGGAACTGATCGTTGCCATCGGCACGGATGGTGTGAATATCGCAGAAGCTGAGGCGCTGAACCATGTCTATGGCTATGGTGTCGGCAACGATCTGACCCGCCGCGATCTGCAACTGGACGCGCGCGAAAAGGGGCGGCCGTGGGATTGGGGCAAGGCTTTTGACCGTTCGGCGCCCATGGCCGCGCTGCACAGGGTCAGCGATGTGGGTCACCTGTCGGCGGGGGCGATCCGGCTGACGGTGAACGGTGCGGTCAAACAAGAGGCGGATCTGTCCGAGCTGATCTGGACCGTGCCCGAGGTGATCTCGATCATTTCCCATTCGATTGCGCTGAAGGCGGGCGATATCATCATGACAGGCACCCCTGCGGGTGTCGGACCGCTGGTCGCCGGTGACATCTGTGTGGTGTCCATTGACGGGCTGGGCGATCTGACAACCACAATCGGCCCCGCTGTCTGA
- a CDS encoding benzoate-CoA ligase family protein — MSKLKTMAIVGGGPAGLYAAILMRRKMPQVEVTVFEQNPEGATFGFGVVFSDQALGFLKAADPEIHDLVLPHMERWQNMTLNLPDDTVTLDGIGFTALGRLELIEILRKHAQGLGIDIRFDARIDDITALDADVVVGADGLNSLVRQTFESRFAPQIESFNCHFAWFGATRAFDTLTQSFIRTPKGAMNAHHYRFSPDRSTFIVECSDATFQRYGFDTMSEEASAALCEDLFADVLDGARLITNKSIWRQFPRMWCPTWVYDRYVLVGDAAHTAHFSIGSGTRLAFEDVIALVQALSEHADWQDGLAAYQAARLPLAKKIVDAANTSATWYDTFDAKMDKAPIDFAFDYVTRSGRVDMARLRKLSPEFARRYEAEKAAAVIVDPLSNDTPGAREIGFDKSAHPNCSDVLWQNLTRNPDKPAVIGAAGAVSYKELITQAAQWGNAFKAAGLARGERIPFFMNDTPAYVAAFFGAVRAGFVPVLLNTQTPAETLNFFLKDTGARMALCEADLADHFGPQVLEGTDVTTVISVNGHGDGAAVVPADAFLAGQPTELACCDTGPDDMAFWMYSSGSTGRPKGIVHLHHDMAYTHQSFGAQVLKLTPDDICFSVPKMFFAYGFGNSVTFPFSVGATTVLMSGKPTPDAVLDAIETYKPTVFFGLPTLFTALAHHPRAVSADFSSLRQSMSAAEILSADVYTTWKQLTGHGPTEGLGSTELLHIYLSNSLEDHRLGAAGARVPGYEIKLLTPEGVPAQPGEEGVMYVRGQSSAPQYWNRPDKTRDTMRDDWIYTGDRFIERDGYYYFQGRADELIKVSGQWVWPGEVEKCLAEHPDIHECAVLAHELDDKRMTLRAVVCLRDGITAGKASDASIKAFVKERLQPFKYPRIIDYRDSLPKTGTGKIDRQALAQAEFMRIPA, encoded by the coding sequence ATGTCCAAGCTGAAAACCATGGCAATAGTCGGCGGCGGGCCTGCCGGTCTGTATGCCGCGATCCTGATGCGTCGCAAAATGCCGCAGGTCGAAGTGACCGTTTTTGAACAGAACCCCGAAGGCGCGACTTTTGGCTTTGGAGTGGTTTTTTCGGATCAGGCGCTTGGGTTTCTCAAGGCCGCCGATCCCGAAATTCACGATCTGGTGCTGCCGCATATGGAGCGCTGGCAGAACATGACACTGAACCTGCCCGATGACACCGTGACGCTGGATGGCATCGGATTTACCGCATTGGGGCGGCTGGAGCTGATCGAAATCCTGCGAAAACATGCGCAAGGCCTGGGGATAGACATCAGGTTCGACGCCCGCATTGACGATATCACGGCGCTGGACGCTGACGTTGTGGTGGGGGCGGACGGGCTGAATTCGCTTGTGCGGCAAACCTTTGAAAGCCGGTTCGCGCCCCAGATCGAAAGCTTTAATTGCCATTTCGCCTGGTTCGGGGCGACCCGTGCGTTTGATACCCTGACCCAAAGCTTTATCCGCACGCCAAAGGGGGCGATGAACGCGCACCACTACCGGTTTTCGCCGGATCGTTCGACCTTTATCGTCGAATGCAGCGACGCCACATTCCAGCGCTATGGCTTTGACACCATGAGCGAGGAGGCCAGTGCGGCGCTGTGCGAAGACCTGTTTGCCGATGTGCTGGACGGGGCCAGGCTGATTACCAACAAATCCATCTGGCGGCAGTTTCCCCGCATGTGGTGCCCCACATGGGTCTATGACCGCTATGTGCTGGTTGGCGACGCGGCCCATACGGCGCATTTTTCAATCGGCTCCGGCACCCGTTTGGCGTTTGAGGATGTGATCGCGCTGGTTCAGGCGCTGTCCGAACATGCGGATTGGCAAGACGGGTTGGCGGCCTATCAGGCGGCCCGTTTGCCCCTAGCGAAAAAGATCGTCGATGCCGCCAATACCTCGGCCACTTGGTATGACACGTTTGATGCCAAGATGGACAAGGCGCCGATCGACTTTGCCTTTGACTATGTCACCCGATCGGGGCGTGTTGATATGGCGCGTCTGCGCAAACTCTCGCCCGAGTTCGCGCGACGGTATGAGGCCGAGAAAGCTGCGGCTGTGATTGTCGATCCTCTCAGCAACGACACACCAGGCGCGCGCGAAATCGGGTTTGATAAATCCGCGCACCCCAATTGTTCCGATGTGCTGTGGCAGAACCTGACGCGCAATCCTGACAAACCTGCGGTGATCGGCGCGGCGGGGGCTGTGAGCTATAAAGAATTGATTACCCAAGCCGCCCAGTGGGGCAATGCGTTCAAGGCAGCGGGACTGGCGCGGGGCGAACGCATCCCGTTTTTCATGAACGATACGCCAGCCTATGTTGCCGCCTTTTTCGGTGCCGTGCGGGCGGGGTTTGTTCCGGTGCTGTTGAACACCCAGACCCCCGCGGAAACGCTGAACTTTTTCCTGAAAGACACCGGCGCGCGCATGGCGTTGTGCGAGGCCGATCTTGCCGACCATTTTGGCCCGCAGGTGCTGGAGGGCACCGACGTGACCACTGTGATTTCGGTGAATGGCCACGGCGATGGCGCGGCTGTGGTGCCTGCCGATGCATTTCTGGCAGGCCAGCCGACCGAACTGGCCTGTTGCGACACCGGCCCTGACGATATGGCGTTCTGGATGTATTCCTCTGGCTCGACAGGCCGCCCCAAGGGGATCGTCCACCTGCATCACGACATGGCCTATACCCACCAGTCGTTCGGCGCGCAGGTGCTGAAGCTGACCCCCGACGACATCTGTTTTTCGGTGCCCAAGATGTTCTTTGCCTATGGCTTTGGCAACTCTGTCACCTTTCCCTTCTCGGTCGGGGCAACCACGGTGCTGATGTCGGGCAAGCCCACGCCCGATGCGGTGCTTGACGCCATCGAGACGTACAAGCCCACGGTGTTCTTCGGCCTGCCGACGCTGTTCACCGCGCTGGCCCATCACCCGCGCGCGGTTTCGGCTGATTTTTCGTCACTGCGTCAAAGCATGTCTGCCGCAGAAATCCTGTCGGCGGATGTGTACACCACATGGAAACAACTGACCGGACACGGACCCACCGAAGGGCTTGGTTCCACCGAGTTGTTGCACATCTACCTGTCCAACAGTCTGGAGGATCACCGGCTGGGGGCCGCAGGCGCGCGGGTTCCGGGTTATGAGATCAAGCTGCTGACACCCGAAGGCGTGCCCGCGCAGCCGGGTGAAGAGGGGGTGATGTATGTGCGCGGCCAATCCTCGGCCCCGCAGTATTGGAACCGCCCCGACAAAACCCGCGACACCATGCGCGACGACTGGATCTATACCGGTGACCGGTTCATCGAACGCGATGGCTACTACTATTTTCAGGGGCGCGCTGATGAGCTGATCAAGGTGTCGGGGCAATGGGTCTGGCCCGGCGAGGTCGAAAAATGTCTGGCCGAACACCCCGACATTCATGAATGCGCGGTGCTGGCACATGAGCTGGACGACAAGCGTATGACCCTGCGCGCGGTGGTCTGTCTGCGTGACGGGATTACAGCGGGCAAAGCCTCTGATGCCTCTATCAAGGCTTTCGTGAAAGAGCGGCTGCAACCGTTCAAATATCCTCGGATCATCGACTATCGCGACAGCCTGCCAAAGACCGGCACCGGCAAGATTGACCGCCAGGCTTTGGCGCAGGCTGAATTCATGCGCATCCCTGCCTGA
- a CDS encoding aspartate aminotransferase family protein encodes MNTRSNSLQETDIAYQLHPYTNARVHEEQGPMIITKGEGCYVYDSEGKKYLEGLAGLWSVAVGFSQPRLVEAAAKQMAELPYIQNFAHKAHAPGILLAEKLVEMTPEHLTKVFYTNSGSEANDTVVKFVWFMNNMLGRPKKKKFLARNKGYHGITIASGSLTGLPGNQRGFDLPAIPVVHLTCPHHYRWANEGESETEFTARLLKEAEDTILAEDPDTIAAFIGEPVMGAGGVMTPPEGYWPGIEALCRKYDILLVSDEVINGFGRTGQPFGCQTYGFTPDILVTSKQLTSSYMPLAAILMTDAVYQIIADYTAELGTLGHGFTAGGNPVACAVGIENLNIIQEDDLMGNAARLADRLQSGLRAFSDHPLVGEVRGIGLIAGVELVRDKATKASFEPAGKICAMAAKFAAEEGLIIRNIYETIGICPPLIITEAQIDELLEKLGKALDRTLEWAQAEGLK; translated from the coding sequence ATGAACACGCGTTCCAACTCGCTGCAAGAAACCGACATTGCCTATCAGCTGCACCCCTACACCAATGCGCGGGTGCATGAAGAGCAGGGCCCGATGATTATCACTAAGGGTGAGGGCTGCTATGTCTATGACAGCGAGGGCAAGAAATACCTCGAAGGTCTGGCGGGCCTGTGGTCGGTCGCTGTGGGCTTTTCGCAGCCGCGTCTGGTCGAGGCGGCGGCCAAGCAGATGGCCGAACTGCCCTATATCCAGAACTTTGCCCACAAGGCGCACGCGCCGGGTATCCTGCTGGCCGAAAAGCTGGTGGAAATGACGCCCGAGCATCTGACGAAAGTGTTTTACACCAACTCGGGCTCAGAGGCGAACGATACGGTCGTCAAATTCGTCTGGTTCATGAACAACATGCTGGGCCGCCCGAAGAAAAAGAAATTCCTGGCCCGCAACAAGGGCTATCACGGCATCACCATCGCCTCGGGCTCGCTGACCGGCTTGCCGGGCAACCAGCGCGGCTTTGACCTGCCGGCGATTCCCGTCGTGCATCTGACCTGCCCGCACCACTACCGCTGGGCCAATGAGGGCGAGAGCGAGACCGAGTTCACCGCGCGTCTGCTGAAAGAGGCCGAAGACACCATTCTGGCCGAAGATCCCGATACAATCGCGGCCTTCATCGGCGAGCCGGTGATGGGTGCCGGTGGCGTCATGACCCCGCCCGAAGGCTACTGGCCGGGCATCGAGGCGCTGTGCCGCAAGTATGACATCCTGCTGGTCTCGGATGAGGTCATCAACGGCTTTGGCCGCACCGGCCAGCCGTTCGGTTGCCAGACCTATGGTTTCACCCCCGATATTCTGGTGACGTCGAAACAGCTGACCTCGTCCTATATGCCGCTGGCCGCAATTCTGATGACCGATGCAGTTTACCAGATCATCGCGGATTACACCGCCGAACTGGGCACGCTGGGTCATGGCTTTACCGCAGGTGGCAACCCCGTGGCCTGTGCCGTGGGCATCGAGAACCTGAACATCATTCAGGAAGACGACCTGATGGGCAACGCTGCCCGTCTGGCAGACCGGCTGCAATCGGGGCTGCGCGCGTTTTCCGATCACCCGCTGGTGGGCGAAGTGCGCGGCATTGGCCTGATCGCGGGCGTCGAACTGGTGCGCGACAAGGCGACCAAGGCGTCCTTCGAACCGGCCGGCAAGATTTGCGCCATGGCGGCCAAATTTGCCGCCGAAGAGGGTCTGATCATCCGCAACATCTATGAAACCATCGGCATTTGCCCGCCGCTGATCATCACCGAGGCGCAGATTGATGAGTTGCTGGAAAAACTGGGCAAAGCTCTGGACCGGACGCTGGAATGGGCGCAGGCCGAAGGGCTGAAGTAA
- a CDS encoding histone deacetylase family protein has product MKCFYAKKTEAHDPAFRLYMGNMARNAEQAERARLLLAGLDRLDMPVTEPGEVPRALLEKVHTPELLRFLETGWDEWKALEGSGPEVVPNVHALNTERTYPKHIVGKAGWHMGDTSAPLGKHSWQATLGAAAAAHDAAQAVLGGDAVAYALCRPPGHHSSADIVAGHCMINCAAVAAETLRETHGRVAVLDIDVHHGNGTQDIFYERDDVLFVSVHATPETYYPFFVGYDHETGRGAGKGFNLNIPLAQSTGDDGWCKAVATGLDRVAAFKPDALVVSLGLDAHENDPLKGLLVTFDGFARAGAMIAAAGLPTVLVQEGGYLSPDLTTSLVAFLAGYTGRDMQF; this is encoded by the coding sequence ATGAAATGCTTTTACGCCAAAAAGACCGAGGCGCATGACCCCGCGTTTCGTCTGTATATGGGAAACATGGCGCGCAACGCCGAACAGGCCGAACGGGCGCGGCTGTTGCTGGCCGGGCTGGACCGGCTGGACATGCCCGTAACCGAGCCGGGCGAGGTGCCCCGTGCGCTGCTGGAAAAGGTCCACACGCCGGAATTGCTGCGGTTTCTGGAAACCGGATGGGACGAATGGAAGGCGCTGGAAGGGTCAGGCCCCGAGGTGGTGCCGAACGTCCATGCGCTGAACACGGAGCGCACCTATCCCAAACATATCGTGGGCAAGGCCGGCTGGCACATGGGTGACACATCCGCGCCATTGGGCAAGCATTCGTGGCAGGCGACACTGGGCGCTGCGGCGGCAGCCCACGATGCGGCGCAGGCGGTGTTGGGCGGCGACGCTGTGGCCTATGCGCTTTGCCGTCCGCCGGGGCACCACAGTTCGGCGGATATCGTCGCGGGTCACTGCATGATCAACTGCGCCGCCGTTGCCGCCGAAACCCTGCGCGAAACCCATGGACGGGTCGCGGTGCTGGATATCGACGTGCACCATGGCAATGGCACGCAGGACATTTTTTACGAACGCGACGACGTTCTGTTTGTCTCGGTCCACGCAACGCCGGAAACCTATTACCCCTTTTTCGTGGGCTACGATCACGAAACGGGGCGGGGTGCGGGCAAGGGCTTCAACCTGAACATCCCGCTGGCGCAAAGCACCGGCGACGATGGCTGGTGCAAAGCTGTCGCCACAGGGCTTGACCGCGTCGCCGCATTCAAGCCTGATGCGCTGGTTGTCAGTCTGGGGCTGGATGCCCACGAAAACGACCCCCTCAAAGGGTTGCTGGTCACCTTCGATGGCTTTGCCCGCGCGGGTGCGATGATTGCCGCCGCCGGTCTGCCGACAGTACTGGTTCAGGAGGGCGGATATCTTTCGCCGGACCTGACAACATCACTTGTTGCATTTCTGGCCGGATACACCGGACGGGACATGCAGTTCTGA
- a CDS encoding alpha/beta fold hydrolase — MKFVLVHGAAHTGAHFEKVADLLRGAGHQVTCPTLAGNRAGDNPAEITLADAIDSLVDVLADMDDVVLLGHSWGGMAITGAYDKLPAGKIRRLIYYSAFVPNPGESLLDMVPPHYVAMFDEMGAATGTVGFPLPILREAFMNDADLATVEKHMADLVPHPYRTMADKIVLSKSPAEFDCGKSYLHMQQDIALPASYPWHPRLSEKLGLYRLVSMPGSHSTFLTNPELLAEKIIEAGRD; from the coding sequence GTGAAATTTGTATTGGTACATGGCGCAGCGCACACAGGCGCCCATTTCGAAAAAGTGGCGGATTTGCTGCGCGGCGCGGGCCATCAGGTGACCTGTCCGACGCTTGCGGGCAACCGGGCGGGCGATAACCCCGCAGAGATCACGCTTGCCGATGCCATCGACAGCCTTGTCGATGTGCTTGCAGATATGGATGACGTGGTGTTGCTGGGGCACAGCTGGGGCGGGATGGCCATTACCGGTGCCTATGACAAGCTGCCAGCTGGCAAGATCCGTCGCCTGATCTATTACTCTGCCTTTGTGCCGAACCCCGGCGAAAGCCTGCTGGACATGGTGCCGCCGCATTATGTCGCCATGTTTGACGAAATGGGCGCCGCCACGGGAACTGTGGGCTTCCCGCTCCCGATCCTGCGCGAAGCGTTTATGAACGATGCCGATCTTGCCACTGTGGAAAAACACATGGCCGATCTTGTGCCGCATCCCTATCGCACCATGGCGGACAAGATCGTGCTGTCTAAATCACCCGCCGAATTTGATTGCGGCAAAAGCTATCTGCACATGCAACAAGACATTGCGCTGCCTGCCTCTTATCCGTGGCACCCGCGCCTGTCCGAAAAGCTGGGGCTTTACCGCCTTGTGTCGATGCCCGGCAGCCATTCGACATTTCTGACCAATCCCGAATTGCTGGCAGAGAAAATCATCGAAGCCGGTCGCGATTGA
- a CDS encoding GntR family transcriptional regulator: MLAEHGGFVPLTRDGLVDRVAKTLVDAILSGRIPPGARLAESQIARQMDLSRAPVREALRLLESSGLVEYRTNRGFFVKAVSAVSVSDLYELRILLETAAVRRLTDTNADAALPALRAQVAELYRLVDEGADLMAHVSADMQFHRLICEYSGNLRFLQLFDQIANETKLGLLVIGRLYDDAHKMAETHDPIVEAIEQKDADAAAAAIDYHIRVAKDLVTQHFYDQQEGKAE, translated from the coding sequence GTGTTGGCTGAGCACGGCGGATTTGTTCCCCTCACCCGTGACGGACTGGTGGATCGGGTTGCCAAGACATTGGTGGACGCGATTTTGTCAGGGCGCATCCCGCCGGGCGCGCGGTTGGCCGAATCGCAGATTGCCCGCCAGATGGACCTGAGCCGCGCCCCCGTGCGCGAGGCGCTGCGGTTGCTGGAATCCTCGGGGCTGGTCGAATACCGGACCAATCGCGGCTTTTTCGTCAAGGCGGTATCGGCGGTGTCGGTCTCGGACCTTTACGAACTGCGCATCCTGCTTGAAACCGCAGCCGTTCGGCGGCTGACCGACACCAACGCCGATGCCGCGCTGCCTGCCCTGCGGGCACAGGTAGCAGAGCTTTACCGACTGGTGGATGAAGGTGCCGATCTGATGGCCCATGTCTCGGCGGATATGCAGTTTCACCGGCTGATTTGCGAATACTCGGGCAACCTGCGGTTTTTGCAATTGTTCGACCAGATCGCGAACGAGACAAAGCTGGGCTTGCTGGTGATCGGGCGGCTGTATGACGACGCGCACAAGATGGCCGAAACCCATGACCCGATTGTCGAAGCGATTGAACAGAAAGACGCGGATGCCGCGGCGGCAGCCATCGACTATCACATTCGCGTCGCCAAAGACTTGGTGACACAGCATTTTTATGACCAGCAAGAGGGCAAGGCGGAATGA